A genomic segment from Scomber japonicus isolate fScoJap1 chromosome 11, fScoJap1.pri, whole genome shotgun sequence encodes:
- the pofut2 gene encoding GDP-fucose protein O-fucosyltransferase 2, with the protein MAERELQMPVIFLASTYYFTAFWLSIFVAFATFRSANTDNVFSASHTATVPIAAARDLRYLLYDVNPPEGFNLRRDVYIRMASLVKTLRKEGDDWVLVLPPWGRLYHWQSPNIHQIRIPWGEFFSLTSLQANVPVIEYEEFIAENGGPFIDQVLVLQNYAEGWTDGKWEEKVDERPCIEKLLYSKDKQGYYRGWFWGFEETRARNVTCISAQGHASIMAPVLQKNITATSVMLDRAETLLHDHYAGKDYWDTRRSMVFAKHLRLIGDNFRAKYLNSTDDRDHTLYSEDWTRMKAKLGSAKGGPYLGVHLRRKDFIWGHREDVPSLKGAVKKIRSLMKKHKLDKVFVATDADEEDLKELNRLLPEMVRFAPSTEDLELLKDGGVAIIDQWICAHARFFIGTSVSTFSFRIHEEREILGFNPKTTYSRFCGDTEKECEQPTHWKIVY; encoded by the exons ATGGCGGAGAGAGAGCTACAAATGCCAGTGATCTTCCTTGCttcaacttattattttaccGCATTCTGGTTATCTATTTTTGTCGCCTTCGCAACATTCAGAAGCGCAAACACGGACAATGTGTTTAGTGCAAGTCACACGGCTACTGTACCCATCGCTGCTGCTCGGGATCTACG GTACCTTTTGTATGATGTGAACCCCCCTGAGGGTTTCAACCTACGGAGAGATGTCTACATCCGTATGGCCTCCCTGGTGAAAactctgaggaaggaaggggatgaCTGGGTTCTTGTGCTTCCCCCATGGGGTCGCCTGTATCACTGGCAGAGCCCCAACATCCACCAGATCCGTATCCCTTGGGGAGAGTTCTTCAGCCTCACCAGCCTGCAGGCCAACGTGCCTGTCATTGAGTATGAGGAATTCATCGCCG AGAATGGAGGCCCGTTTATCGATCAGGTCCTGGTGCTGCAGAACTACGCTGAGGGATGGACTGACGGGAAATGGGAGGAAAAAGTTGACGAGCGCCCATGCATTGAGAAGTTGTTGTACTCCAAAGACAAGCAGGGCTACTACAG GGGCTGGTTTTGGGGCTTCGAGGAGACAAGAGCACGAAATGTAACGTGTATATCAGCCCAAGGCCATGCCTCCATCATGGCCCCAGTTCTTCAGAAAAACATCACAGCGAC CTCTGTTATGCTTGACCGAGCCGAGACACTCCTCCATGACCACTATGCTGGGAAGGATTACTGGGAT ACCCGCCGTAGTATGGTTTTTGCCAAGCACCTGCGACTCATAGGCGATAACTTCAGAGCAAAGTACCTGAACTCTACAGATGACCGAGACCACACCTTATACAGTGAGGACTGGACTCGCATGAAG GCCAAGCTGGGCTCAGCAAAGGGTGGTCCATATCTTGGGGTTCACTTGCGCAGAAAGGACTTTATCTGGGGACACAGAGAGGACGTACCGAGCCTTAAGGGGGCAGTCAAAAAAATACGCAGCCtgatgaagaaacacaaacttgACAAAGTGTTTGTTGCAACAGATGCAGATGAGGAAG ATCTGAAGGAGCTCAACAGGCTGTTACCAGAGATGGTGCGGTTTGCACCATCCACAGAAGACCTGGAGCTCCTTAAAGATGGAGGGGTGGCCATCATCGACCAGTGGATCTGTGCTCATGCAAG ATTCTTCATAGGTACATCAGTGTCCACCTTCTCTTTCCGGATCCATGAAGAGAGGGAGATCCTAGGTTTTAACCCCAAAACTACATACAGTCGTTTCTGTGGGGACACTGAGAAAGAATGTGAACAGCCTACGCACTGGAAAATAGTTTACTGA
- the LOC128367567 gene encoding trans-1,2-dihydrobenzene-1,2-diol dehydrogenase-like → MATRWGICSAGKISHDFSVALRTLPPEDHKIVAVAARDLQHAQEFAKKHNIPRAYGSYEELAQDPDIDVVYIGTIHPYHLSTGKLFMKSKKNVLIEKPLAMNSSEVQKLVTSAQDNSVFLMEAIWTRFFPASLEVRRLLSQGEVGDVQMVRADLGAPLTHIPRLAERELGGGALLDLGIYCLQFIFLVFNGERPESIQATGHSIDTGVDGTVVLVLKFSGNRLAVCTCSITMNLTCDAVITGTKGVIKVPHHMWCPTTLEVNGQETEFPLPEAGMPLNFTNSTGLRYEAEEVRQCLLKGLKESPGMPWAHSSLLAEVIDDARRQLDVTYDQDNIQ, encoded by the exons ATGGCAACACGCTGGGGGATATGCAGTGCAGGCAAGATAAGCCATGACTTCTCGGTTGCTTTACGGACCCTACCTCCCGAGGACCACAAG ATAGTGGCTGTTGCTGCAAGGGACCTGCAGCATGCTCAAGAATTTGCCAAAAAGCACAACATCCCTCGAGCATATGGAAGTTATGAGGAGCTGGCACAAGATCCGGATATTG ATGTGGTGTACATTGGCACCATCCATCCATACCACCTGAGTACTGGTAAGCTCTTTATGAAGTCCAAAAAGAATGTACTCATCGAGAAGCCCTTGGCCATGAATTCAAGCGAGGTGCAAAAACTGGTCACTTCAGCCCAAGACAACAGTGTCTTTCTCATGGAG GCAATCTGGACACGTTTCTTCCCTGCATCCCTGGAAGTGAGGAGACTGCTAAGCCAGGGTGAGGTGGGTGACGTGCAGATGGTAAGGGCTGACCTGGGGGCTCCTCTCACCCACATCCCCCGCCTGGCTGAGAGGGAGCTTGGAGGAGGGGCACTGCTTGACCTGGGCATCTACTGTCTGCAATTTATCTTCTTGGTCTTTAATGGTGAAAGGCCTGAGTCCATTCAAGCCACAGGACATTCCATAGATACAG GTGTTGATGGAACTGTAGTTTTGGTCCTGAAGTTCTCCGGAAACAGACTTGCCGTTTGCACTTGTTCCATCACTATGAACCTGACCTGTGATGCTGTTATCACTGGAACCAAAGGTGTCATTAAG GTACCCCACCATATGTGGTGCCCCACAACCTTGGAGGTGAATGGTCAAGAGACAGAGTTCCCCCTGCCTGAGGCTGGCATGCCACTAAACTTCACCAACAGCACAGGTCTACGATACGAAGCTGAGGAGGTCCGTCAGTGTCTGCTGAAAG GACTGAAAGAGAGTCCAGGGATGCCGTGGGCTCACTCCAGCCTGTTGGCAGAAGTTATAGATGATGCCAGAAGACAGCTGGACGTGACATATGACCAGGACAACATCCAGTGA
- the LOC128367563 gene encoding tubulin alpha chain-like, with protein MRECISVHVGQAGVQMGNTCWELYCLEHGIQPDGQMPSHKPIGGHDDSFTTFFSETGAGKYVPRAIFVDLEPTVIDEVRTGTYRQLFHPEQLISGKEDAANNYARGHYTIGKEIIDSVLDRIRKLADQCTGLQGFLVFHSFGGGTGSGFTSLLMERLSVDFGKKSKLEFAIYPAPQVSTAVVEPYNSILTTHTTLEHSDCAFMVDNEAIYDICRRNLDIERPSYTNLNRLISQIVSSITASLRFDGALNVDLTEFQTNLVPYPRIHFPLATYAPVISAEKAYHEQLSVAEITNACFEPANQMVKCDPRHGKYMACCLLYRGDVVPKDVNVAIAAIKTKRTIQFVDWCPTGFKVGINYQPPTVVPGGDLAKVQRAVCMLSNTTAIAEAWARLDHKFDLMYAKRAFVHWYVGEGMEEGEFSEAREDMAALEKDYEEVGIDSFEEDEEGEEY; from the exons ATG CGTGAATGCATCTCTGTCCATGTAGGCCAGGCTGGTGTTCAGATGGGGAACACCTGTTGGGAGCTCTACTGTCTGGAGCACGGTATCCAGCCAGATGGCCAGATGCCCAGCCACAAGCCTATAGGAGGCCATGATGACTCTTTCACTACCTTCTTCAGTGAGACTGGGGCTGGGAAGTATGTCCCCAGAGCAATCTTTGTTGACCTGGAACCCACGGTTATTG ATGAGGTGCGCACAGGAACATACCGCCAGCTCTTCCATCCTGAGCAGCTAATCTCAGGAAAGGAGGACGCAGCCAACAACTATGCCCGTGGACACTACACTATCGGCAAGGAGATCATTGACTCTGTCCTTGATAGGATCCGTAAACTG GCTGATCAATGTACTGGTCTCCAAGGCTTCCTGGTCTTCCACTCCTTTGGGGGAGGCACTGGCTCTGGTTTTACCTCTCTGCTAATGGAGAGACTCTCAGTTGACTTTGGCAAAAAGTCTAAACTTGAATTTGCTATCTACCCAGCCCCTCAGGTCTCCACAGCTGTAGTGGAGCCCTACAACTCCATCCTGACCACTCACACCACCCTGGAGCACTCTGACTGTGCCTTCATGGTGGACAATGAAGCCATCTATGACATCTGCCGCAGGAACCTTGATATTGAACGCCCGTCCTACACCAACTTGAACAGGCTCATCAGCCAGATTGTGTCTTCAATCACAGCTTCACTTCGCTTTGATGGAGCCCTGAATGTTGACCTGACAGAGTTCCAGACCAACTTGGTGCCCTACCCTCGTATCCACTTCCCTCTGGCCACCTATGCCCCTGTCATCTCTGCTGAGAAAGCCTACCATGAGCAATTGTCTGTTGCAGAGATCACCAATGCCTGCTTTGAGCCAGCTAATCAGATGGTGAAGTGTGATCCTCGTCATGGCAAATACATGGCCTGCTGTCTGCTGTATCGTGGCGATGTAGTGCCCAAAGATGTAAATGTGGCCATTGCTGCCATCAAGACCAAACGCACCATCCAGTTTGTGGACTGGTGCCCCACAGGCTTCAAGGTGGGTATCAACTACCAGCCTCCAACAGTGGTTCCTGGAGGAGACCTGGCCAAGGTTCAGAGGGCTGTGTGCATGCTGAGCAACACCACAGCCATCGCTGAGGCCTGGGCTCGTCTTGACCACAAGTTTGACCTCATGTATGCCAAGAGGGCCTTTGTCCACTGGTATGTTggggagggaatggaggaaggggagTTCTCAGAGGCCAGAGAAGACATGGCTGCCCTGGAGAAGGATTATGAAGAGGTGGGGATTGACTCATttgaagaggatgaggaaggagaggaataTTAG
- the LOC128367568 gene encoding tubulin alpha chain-like, producing the protein MPSDKTIGGGDDSFNTFFSETGAGKHVPRAIFLDLEPTVIDEVRTGTYRQLFHPEQLITGKEDAANNYARGHYTIGKEIIDLVLDRTRKLADQCTGLQGFLIFHSFGGGTGSGFTSLLMERLSVDYGKKSKLEFAIYPAPQVSTAVVEPYNSILTTHTTLEHSDCAFMVDNEAIYDICRRNLDIESPTYTNLNRLISQIVSSITASLRFDGALNVDLTEFQTNLVPYPRIHFPLATYAPVISAEKAYHEQLSVADITNTCFEPANQMVKCDPRHGKYMACCLLYRGDVVPKDVNSAIAAIKTKRTIQFVDWCPTGFKVGINYQPPTVVPGGDLAKVQRAVCMLSNTTAIAEAWARLDHKFDLMYAKRAFVHWYVGEGMEEGEFAEAREDMAALEKDYEEVGTDNIVEEDEGEEY; encoded by the exons ATGCCATCTGATAAAACTATTGGAGGAGGAGATGACTCCTTCAACACCTTCTTCAGCGAAACAGGAGCAGGGAAGCATGTTCCAAGAGCCATCTTTCTTGACCTGGAACCTACTGTCATCG ATGAGGTGCGTACAGGAACCTACCGGCAGCTCTTCCACCCTGAGCAGCTGATTACAGGAAAGGAGGATGCAGCCAACAACTACGCCCGAGGACACTACACCATTGGCAAGGAGATTATTGATCTGGTTCTAGACAGAACTCGTAAACTG GCTGATCAGTGCACTGGCCTGCAGGGGTTCCTCATCTTCCACTCCTTTGGGGGAGGCACTGGCTCTGGTTTCACCTCCCTGCTGATGGAGAGACTCTCCGTTGATTATGGGAAGAAATCCAAGCTCGAATTTGCCATCTACCCAGCCCCTCAGGTCTCCACAGCAGTGGTGGAGCCCTACAACTCCATCCTGACCACCCACACTACCCTGGAGCACTCTGACTGTGCCTTCATGGTGGACAATGAGGCCATCTATGACATCTGTCGCAGAAACCTTGATATTGAAAGTCCAACCTATACCAACCTGAACAGGCTCATCAGCCAGATTGTGTCTTCAATCACAGCTTCACTTCGCTTTGATGGAGCCCTGAATGTTGACCTGACAGAGTTCCAGACCAACTTGGTGCCCTACCCTCGTATCCACTTCCCTCTGGCCACCTATGCCCCTGTCATCTCTGCTGAGAAAGCCTACCATGAGCAACTGTCTGTTGCTGACATCACCAACACCTGCTTTGAACCAGCTAACCAGATGGTGAAGTGTGATCCTCGTCATGGCAAATACATGGCCTGCTGTCTGCTGTATCGTGGTGATGTGGTGCCCAAAGATGTCAACTCTGCTATTGCAGCCATCAAGACCAAACGCACCATCCAGTTTGTGGACTGGTGCCCCACAGGCTTCAAGGTGGGTATCAACTACCAACCTCCAACAGTGGTTCCTGGAGGGGACCTGGCCAAGGTTCAGAGGGCTGTGTGCATGCTGAGCAACACCACAGCCATCGCTGAGGCCTGGGCTCGTCTTGACCACAAGTTTGACCTCATGTATGCCAAGAGGGCCTTTGTCCACTGGTATGTCGGggagggaatggaggagggagagtttGCAGAAGCTAGGGAAGATATGGCTGCCCTGGAGAAAGATTATGAAGAAGTGGGTACTGACAACATtgtggaggaagatgaaggagaggaataTTAA